A genomic stretch from Desulfurococcaceae archaeon MEX13E-LK6-19 includes:
- a CDS encoding FeoA domain-containing protein, producing MMPLAYARSGSLVRVVSIRAGVGLARRLRELGIIEGSILRVVRSSGPGPVIVEVIDGVPKERCPWGVGGWCSFCYRRPRLVLGAGMAMKVFVEEVNGSGR from the coding sequence ATGATGCCTCTTGCTTATGCACGTAGTGGCTCCCTGGTTAGAGTAGTGTCTATCAGGGCTGGTGTTGGGCTTGCGAGGAGGCTACGCGAGTTAGGGATTATTGAGGGTAGTATCCTGAGGGTTGTGAGATCAAGCGGTCCAGGACCAGTGATCGTAGAGGTTATTGATGGTGTTCCAAAGGAGAGATGTCCATGGGGTGTTGGGGGCTGGTGTTCTTTCTGCTATAGGAGGCCGAGGCTCGTGCTTGGGGCGGGTATGGCTATGAAGGTTTTTGTTGAGGAGGTGAATGGTAGTGGACGGTGA
- a CDS encoding ferrous iron transport protein A: protein MGSRVLKLSEAREGGVYRVARVEGTGLVKRRILDLGIIPGSIVRVVRRAPLGDPIEVVVRGYPVSVRSSEAEHVIVEEVK, encoded by the coding sequence ATGGGCTCAAGAGTACTTAAGCTCTCGGAGGCTAGGGAGGGAGGTGTCTACAGGGTAGCAAGAGTTGAGGGAACTGGTCTTGTTAAGAGGAGAATACTTGATCTAGGGATAATCCCCGGCTCTATTGTCAGAGTTGTTCGTAGGGCTCCTCTCGGTGACCCCATCGAGGTTGTTGTCAGAGGGTATCCTGTTAGTGTGAGGTCTTCTGAAGCAGAGCATGTTATTGTCGAGGAGGTTAAGTGA
- a CDS encoding AbrB/MazE/SpoVT family DNA-binding domain-containing protein produces MSLVFESRVGKKRIIVLPKAAAEAVGLSEGSRIRIRVEDNRIIIEPIRDAVWLSLYGKKVAKITLEELEKESTRRQAKYVG; encoded by the coding sequence ATGAGCTTAGTTTTTGAATCAAGAGTTGGAAAGAAGAGGATAATTGTTCTACCTAAGGCGGCTGCAGAGGCTGTGGGTCTAAGTGAGGGGTCTAGGATTAGGATTCGTGTTGAAGACAATCGTATAATTATCGAGCCTATTCGTGATGCAGTATGGCTTTCCCTGTATGGGAAGAAGGTTGCTAAGATCACTCTTGAAGAGCTTGAGAAAGAGAGTACTCGTAGGCAGGCGAAATACGTTGGCTAA
- a CDS encoding PIN domain-containing protein, translating to MAKQVKVLVDTSFLLPALGIDVEEEVYTAIKYFYLMEVYYLEESILEAMWSILKHVKEEDLDNVLEGLKAIRMTYKQAIPPPEAYMDACRLYWEGHNDYIDNLLYATSRRLGLKLLTIDKEFINFLRKKSKPIENIVTPSNLKDLF from the coding sequence TTGGCTAAACAAGTGAAAGTACTTGTTGATACCAGTTTCCTTTTACCTGCATTAGGTATAGATGTTGAAGAAGAAGTCTATACTGCAATAAAGTACTTCTACTTAATGGAAGTCTACTATCTCGAGGAATCTATTCTTGAGGCGATGTGGAGTATACTCAAGCACGTCAAGGAAGAAGACCTAGACAATGTACTTGAAGGACTGAAAGCAATAAGAATGACGTACAAGCAAGCAATACCGCCACCTGAAGCATACATGGACGCATGTAGGCTCTACTGGGAAGGACATAACGACTACATAGACAACCTCCTCTATGCTACATCACGTAGACTGGGTCTTAAGCTACTAACGATAGATAAGGAGTTCATAAACTTCCTTAGGAAGAAGAGTAAACCTATAGAAAACATAGTCACACCAAGCAACCTCAAAGACTTGTTTTAA
- a CDS encoding biotin transporter BioY — translation MDQKQAVLAREVLVQETKTTQRLDVKEIAKGAVETVGGAGLLALGAKTMFILPFTMIPFTLQTLFLTYLILLLGNRSWRPVATYIAMGLMGLPVFAYGGGLYYVLSPTFGYIIGFLAAAIIAGYYIGNPPLLYPRKLVIAATLIQGIVYTMGFLWLAGWLTLTRLIPVHTALATAFIIGVAPFIAWDILKALMAVGLLVGTHKTKTIISRYLSVLGNT, via the coding sequence GTGGATCAGAAACAAGCAGTGTTGGCTAGAGAAGTACTCGTCCAGGAAACCAAGACTACCCAAAGACTAGATGTAAAAGAGATCGCTAAGGGTGCTGTGGAGACCGTTGGTGGCGCCGGGCTTCTCGCTCTCGGGGCCAAGACAATGTTCATACTACCCTTCACCATGATCCCGTTTACGCTACAAACACTATTCCTAACATACCTCATACTACTACTGGGTAATCGCTCGTGGAGACCTGTAGCAACATACATAGCAATGGGCTTAATGGGGTTACCAGTATTCGCTTACGGTGGTGGACTATACTACGTGTTATCCCCCACGTTCGGCTACATAATAGGCTTCCTCGCCGCAGCAATCATAGCCGGGTACTACATCGGGAACCCACCACTGCTCTACCCTAGGAAACTAGTCATAGCAGCCACATTGATACAAGGAATAGTCTATACCATGGGATTCCTATGGCTAGCCGGATGGCTTACACTGACGAGACTAATACCAGTACACACTGCTCTAGCAACAGCTTTCATCATAGGCGTGGCCCCATTCATAGCATGGGATATACTCAAAGCACTAATGGCCGTAGGGCTACTAGTAGGAACACACAAGACAAAAACAATAATATCAAGATACCTCAGCGTACTAGGAAACACTTAA